The window CTAAGCTGGGTGGTGGGAGATGGAGAGTCAATCAGGGCCTGGAGCGACCCATGGCTCTCCTTTGATGCTCCTCTCCAACCAATGGGACCGCCATCTCAGGCAGACCAAGCTCTAAAGGTTAAAGACCTCCTCTGCCCTCTTACTAATAAATGGAATGTGGAGAAAATTAGAAGCATCTTCCCTCAGTATGAGGACTCTATTTTGCGTATAAAGACCAGCTCAACACCAGTGCAGGATACTATGGTCTGGTTGAAAGAAAAGTCTGGAGTATACTCCACAAAAACGGGATATGGCTTGGCCATGACGTCAACCAAGACAATGGAGGAATTGAATGATCCCGTGCACTGGCTGCGAGATATTTGGAACGTTAAGACAAGTCCAAAACTAAAAGATTTTCTATGGCGGGTTATCAGGAAAGCTATACCAGTCAGCTCCAATTTAGAAAGAAGAGGAGTCCCAAGTTTTAACTGCAAAAAGTGTGGAGCACATGAAGAGGACTTACACGTCTTCCTCACCTGTCCACTAGCGGAGGAAGTCTGGAACCTAAGCCCGATCGCTCGCAGACCTGTGAGTTCCACACCATCAATGGCAGAACTGCTTAAACAAGCGTGGAACTCAGTATCCGGAAATTGTGGCATAGGTGGGGTTTTCTCAGGCTATAATGCTTCGAACCTTCCAACGCTTTCGGAAGCTCACAGCCATGTATCTTCAGCTTTAATGGCGGAAGCCTTAGCTATCCATCGGGCAGTCGCCCTTGCGGTTTATTCAAACGTCCGATCCCTGGCAGTTCTCTccgactctctctctctggttaAGCTCTTGAAGAGGGGAGGGACTCAACCTGAACTGTTCGGTATCATGTTTGATATCTATCACTTTATGTCTTTCTTTGATGCAATTTCCTTCAGTTTCATATCTAGGAACTTTAATTCAGATGCTGATTTGGTGGCAAAATCAGTTCTGTCTATGTCTGTAATGAACTCCATTCATGGAGTGTAAACCTTTTTAGTAATGCAAGTCTgttcgttcaaaaaaaaaaaaaaatctgtagattttcttttttttgttcaagatCTGAACATATCTTCATTTTGGTTTTTAAGAGGTTGAAATTGATTCCAAGTGTGAATGTAGCTTCAGAAAAGGTTGGATACTGCCTCAGAATTCAACCCTTTGAAAATATCTCTCATAAAATGCCAAAACGAGAGACCCCAAAGAAAATCAATAAGTCAACAATAACTTACAAAAATCAGGTACTCCTGCATTCATTCAACtatttattaatgattttataataaaatatggaCATAATCATAATTCCATTTAGTTGCATACTGCTATTTTCCAAGAAAATAAGGATTCTCCaattttcagaaaatatatttttaccaacttttgttgttgttgttgtcagtAACAAACAAAATGATACCAAAAAACAAACATATCAATATCATTCATTACAAATGGAGTTGCAAATAAAAGGGGTTAAAAGATCAGACTAATCTGTCAAACAACACATCACCACTCAGATTTGCATTTccaaaaactatacatttttgtccatcatttcccCTAAGATTACCATCAAACTTCATTGATACAACACCCTCATTACTGTACTTATTATGGGTGTgcaaagataaataaaataaagaaacttCACAACAAAGGATTCATCAGATCAGGCAGATACAGTTGCATTGGGGATAACAGGTGCAGGTGATGCAACGACTTCAGTAGCTGCCTTCTTATGTGCTGCTGCTTTTGAGGTTGAAGGGCCTGATTCAAAGTGATCCCCAATGTCCAGCGTCTCTGGGAGACTTTCTTGAGTTTCATCGCTGTATATCTACAGGAAGAGAGATCATTACATGAGTCAACTATGATGTTTTATGTGAATGATTGAAGAGAGATTGGCTGATGAACTTACCTCAAGCTGAGTCAGCATCTCAATGGTTGCTTCAAGGTCACCGCTATTCGCCAGGTACACATCAGTGATAGACTCTTGTGAGAGACCAGAGAACGTGACCAGAAGGTACTCAATATCCATGTCTATATCCATCTCCAAATCCAAATCATCGTCCCTTATCTGCTTGTACGCCATCTCAGATGATTTCTCAGGCGGCATGGACACTTGGACGCCTGCAAAACTTATCTCTTGTGTGGTGGGGTTGGCAAACACGAAACCTTCCACATCAGCATGGTCCACTCTGTTGGATAGTGGTACATATGATGCTGCGTTCGGATTCAATGCAAATGCTCCTCCTCCTGGCTTCATTTCTCCTCTGTCTTGGTAAGAAAGTTACTGCCAAAAATTGAATTCATAACCATTATttacaaaaaacataaaagacaAAATACAAAGAAGATAGCAATAATAACTTGTATAACACGGAAAAGACAAATCCTAAGGTATGATAACACAAACGTTTCTATAACATGATACATAACTGAGGAAAACAGAACATATGACAATAATAAATGCTCTAGAGACGTTACGTTTAGAATCTGGTTGCGTTACTGCATGAACAAATCGATGATGGAGGAAAACCTAATTGAGAAATCAAGAGAAGAGTCTccacacaagaaaaaaaatgatgagaAGAAGAGTGATTATATGGGGAAAGGATCGTCTTGACCTCGTCAACGATGGACGTAAAAAGTACAAGGAGAAACGAAACATTAGGAGAGAAAATGAGCTTACCAGAGAAATAAACTAGCGTTGAAGATCGCTCgaccaaagagagagagagagagagagactctaAACGTGTCAATGGAAAGAGACAAATGCCACTAGTGTAATGATTGATGGATTGTATATCCGTTTTATGCGACTAACCAAGAATTAATTATTACGAGGACGTGGGGACAATTACTTGTATACCAAACCGGAAATTAGATTCATGAATTCGGTTTACAGTTTGGTTAAGTAATAATAGCAATTGATATCCATACTAGCATCAAAAAACAAAGAGTGGAAAGGACAAGTAAAGTCAAAAACGCCATAGCCATGGCTCTTCTCTGTCCACTGGCTTTGATGGCCTGGCATGCTTACTACAATAGCAAAATGCTTCAGTCACCGTCTTAGGAGAGATGTACATGTTTCTGTTTGAAAAGAAAACAGATAACTTAGCTCTTCTAGAAGATGATAAGACATGTTCATCATCTAAGAGTCTCAAGAGCTAATAATAACTTACACAAGAAAACACCAGATGATTCTGAAGCTAAGGAAGTTTAGCCTTGAAGTTAATCCGCAGCGATTTTTTCACCTCCAATTGCCGCTACAAAGGTTTTTAAAGattcatttaatttttaaaggAGTTAGAAGaatacacacaaacacacactgCAATACTCTGTCAAATCTAGTACCTTAATAACAGTTTGAAACGCATGGTCAGATCTAGCTCGGTGCAAGTACCATTCCATTGCCATTACATACTCAAGGGTGTTCGGCTGAGAGCCACGCGATGTAGACACTCGATCTCTCTGGAAACAGATTTGAAGACCAGTGAACAATACATGAGACTTGTTAAAGGACTTGTGTGTGATAGGTCAGTGTAACACAATACCGTCTCTCGTCGCATTTGAGTTTTCTGTAGTTTGGTATGACCGTAGAATGATGACAGCTTCCCTGGAGGATTTATCTTAGCAAAGACAGCAACAAGGGGCCTGTTAAACAGAGAAGAAGATCATAACGCACACATGCATACACACCATATAGCACATGAACATTTGACATGGATATGTCATAAGCGGTTTACCTCCCACTTGATAGCAACAAGCATCCCTTATCTAGTCTTCTAATCGCTCTTTCCGCAGCTTGTCTTGAATTGAATATGACCAAAGCTTCACCTGTACATCAATCGATGTGAGATGCCACCGTAAGTCTCCTCATTCTATTTCTAGTAACTGAGAACCATAAATTTTGTAGCTTACCAGTATGAGAAATAGTGACTGATGTACGCTCTATCATCCTCGCTGTAGATTGCTCACTCAAAGCAGAATAGACTATATCCTGAAAATATAATTCACAtcttatataacatataaatagaGAGAAGGGAGGTTCTATGAGGTATAACTACATGAGTTTATATTGTTTAATCAGCTATAAAGTACCTGCACTTCATCAGATGTGTAAGTAGGATCCAGGTTTTGAAGGAGAACCactctctcttccttctctgCTTCCCTCATACTTTCTTCCCAAGGCTGGCCAAAATCTTAAAAGTCAGAAACCATCAAAAAATTAGAAACCCTCAAGAAAAATATAGGAAAAAATACTTACAAGAGGTCGAAACCATTTGCTGTTTACCTGaaatcaataaaaatgaaacaaaaatctATTAGATTAACCACCATGCTTACAAGTTACAAGCACTGTGGTAACAAGTAAACATAATGAGAAAATGACAGAACATTACTAGAACCCTACAACATACAAAGTGAAGGACTGTAAAACAAAACTGCCAGGTTCTAAACCaatgtaatataaatataaaacttacAGCATCCGGCTTTTGTTTCACTTCAATTACTTGATAACCTCTTTCATAATCATCTCCCAACGTCTCGTCCTCAGCGCGTTGTAATAGCTTACCATCAAAGCTGGGTTTCTTTGCAGTTTTTGCGTCTCTTCTTTCAGAAACTGACACACCAAGATCTCGGTGCTTCTTGACCAAACTGGGCTTCTCAGGAGGGACTTCATCTCCGGTCACTTTGTCTCTAGGTCTCTTAAACGCATCTGTATCACAACCATCTAGTTTCTGTTTCTTTTGAGGCCTGTCATCCAATCCGTTTGACTCTTTACTGTATCTTTCTCCACCGGACACAGATTTTTGTTTAGTCAATGGTTTTTTAACGTCATTTGCTTGAGGTTTCTCGGAATCGGAATGTTTTACCCTGGAGCCAGAAGCATCACAAGTGTCACTAGATCTTGCTTCTGCAGGAAGAGACTTTTCTTTGGTAAATTGTTTCTTAACTTCACTTCCTTGAGCCTTGCTGCCATCACAATCATTTCCTCTAAAGCCAGAAGCTTCACAAGCGTCATGTTCTTTACCGTGGGCTGAGCTTTCCTGCACACTAGAATCCTTGACAGACCTTTCTTCTGCAAGTTTACTGAGACCTTTTTCTTTCCCTTCTTCGCCACCATAACTTCTTTCTCTACAGTCAGAAGATTCAATAGAGTTGTCTTCAGTTTCCGGAACTGAAACACAAGCTGGAAGACTGTTTAGTTTCAAACTATCTAGACTCCCATTCATGTCTTCTTGAATTTTCTGTACATTAGTTGCTTCTTGCTTACTACCAGCTCTGTTGAAGAGAAATGTAACTGCATATGatgtaaacaaaataattaagatATATAGCTATATATCACATAGGAGAAACATGAAAGCTAAAGAAATGTACCGTCAACTCCAGCAATTTTATCATCTATAGTATCCACCACTCTAGAGCTTCCAACATCAAATGCTCGGCGAAACACAAAGTCTGCAGACTTGATTTCTTCATCTGTGGGTTGTGGATTCCTTTTGTCCTTTGAAATGCATACAACAGAGCATTTTCCACAGATTGCTTCCTAATGAGAACAAAGTTTATCAGTAAAAAAAAGTGGTGCAGAGGTCAACCATCGATTACATAAGGAGAATGAGTTACCAGTGGGTTGACATTAGCGAGGCCAGGACCTTCACCAGACGCCAAAAACAGCTCATTTGCAAGCACATCTTGGACTCCTTCAAGTAAATGCGGCGAAATCTCAGAAGGTCTAAAGAACCAGAGAAGCTTGACTTGCCTTGGGTTTTTAGCACGCTTATTAGTGTGTTCCCAAATTTTAATGATCTTGGCAACAAAGAGTTCATGAGAGTCTTGTTCACTGGCATCGCCAACTAAGACAGAGTCATAAAGAGAGTACTCATCACCGTCAAAGGTGAAAGATTCATAGAACTGGACATCTTTCTTTTTTCCACCGACTCTTCTCTTTTTACCCCACTTGAATTCCAAGCCTTCATCTCTTGGTGCATCTTCCATCCTCAAAGAAAGCATTTTTGAACCTGGAACAAGCAGCAGAGTAGGCACTATGTGTCTTAGTTTTTGACAATAGGTAGAAAAGCTAATCTATCTCAACAAACTAAGCAATGGTCATTAGCGTTGTACATTAAACAAAACCATGCCAATACACTTGACTAATGTGCCATGGCCAAAACATAAGCATTCAGGACTCAAGATTAATGTAAACTAATGAATAAAGATGCTAaattggaagaaaaaaaagcaGCACAATTGCGTAGTAATGACAAGAACATGAAAGCATGCAAGtcaagaacaaaagaaaaatcagaagCAGCAAGTTGGTTTGGTTGGTCCACGAAGAGTATAATAATTAAAGAATCAAGATCAACAAAACTACCcaaaggtgagatttttaacgcAATGTAGGTTGATATAATAAGCTTTTAGTGTTCTTAAGGATTAACTGGTAAACAAGAATACTAAAAATGGGAACTTTTTTACCTTCTTCTTCACACTGGAGAAATCAAAGTTTCCAACTTTACTGGTGAGTCCGAACAGATGATCGAACCCTAGAAACCAATGCTCGAAACCAAAGCAACCCCGAGTTCGATTATGGAGAGGGAAAATCCCTGATTCTTCGTTCAGCAGTTACGCTACTTCCTCCCCTCTCGTCAAATCTCTTTTCTTGATATTCAATTTTGTCGAAGATTGTTGCAGTTTCGAGATAACAGTATAGGGACACTCCAGTTCATGTTATTCACAATTGATTGATGAAACCGCTTGTTTTTGCCATCTACTTTATTTTAAACagattctctttcttttttttttgtttttgatggaatatttccttttttttttcgaattgtATAAACTTTAGATAAATTCAAAACCCGAATacttataattttcttaaagatAGAACTCGATTAGTCAGATATAATCAAATTAGTTATGAGTCTTTATGAAATGACTAGAGAGtttaccg of the Brassica rapa cultivar Chiifu-401-42 chromosome A03, CAAS_Brap_v3.01, whole genome shotgun sequence genome contains:
- the LOC103855910 gene encoding protein ANTI-SILENCING 1, which gives rise to MLSLRMEDAPRDEGLEFKWGKKRRVGGKKKDVQFYESFTFDGDEYSLYDSVLVGDASEQDSHELFVAKIIKIWEHTNKRAKNPRQVKLLWFFRPSEISPHLLEGVQDVLANELFLASGEGPGLANVNPLEAICGKCSVVCISKDKRNPQPTDEEIKSADFVFRRAFDVGSSRVVDTIDDKIAGVDVTFLFNRAGSKQEATNVQKIQEDMNGSLDSLKLNSLPACVSVPETEDNSIESSDCRERSYGGEEGKEKGLSKLAEERSVKDSSVQESSAHGKEHDACEASGFRGNDCDGSKAQGSEVKKQFTKEKSLPAEARSSDTCDASGSRVKHSDSEKPQANDVKKPLTKQKSVSGGERYSKESNGLDDRPQKKQKLDGCDTDAFKRPRDKVTGDEVPPEKPSLVKKHRDLGVSVSERRDAKTAKKPSFDGKLLQRAEDETLGDDYERGYQVIEVKQKPDAVNSKWFRPLPWEESMREAEKEERVVLLQNLDPTYTSDEVQDIVYSALSEQSTARMIERTSVTISHTGEALVIFNSRQAAERAIRRLDKGCLLLSSGRPLVAVFAKINPPGKLSSFYGHTKLQKTQMRRETRDRVSTSRGSQPNTLEYVMAMEWYLHRARSDHAFQTVIKRQLEVKKSLRINFKAKLP
- the LOC103855908 gene encoding polyadenylate-binding protein-interacting protein 5, with protein sequence MKPGGGAFALNPNAASYVPLSNRVDHADVEGFVFANPTTQEISFAGVQVSMPPEKSSEMAYKQIRDDDLDLEMDIDMDIEYLLVTFSGLSQESITDVYLANSGDLEATIEMLTQLEIYSDETQESLPETLDIGDHFESGPSTSKAAAHKKAATEVVASPAPVIPNATVSA